GCGGCACGCCGTTGAGGAAGCCGACCGCCATCGTGGAGAGGCCGAAGCTCTTGATGATCTGGGGCGCCCAGATGCCGAGCGTGTAGAGGCCGGCCGAGGTGCCGAAGTAGATCAGGGCCAGCGCCAGGACGCGGATGTCGGCGAGACCCGCCATGACGCTGTGCTTGGCGGCCGTCTGCTTGGCCGACCGCTCCGCGTTCATCTCCGTCACGAGCCAGGCGCGCTGTTCGTCCGAGAGCCACTTCGCCTTCTCGGGCCGGTCGGTCATGTAGAACAGCACCACGATTCCGAGCACGACGGCCGGCGCCGCCTCGACGAGGAACATCCACTGCCAGCCGTGCAGGCCCAGGACGCCGTCCATCCCGAGCAGCGCGCTCGAGATCGGCGAGCCGAGCACCACCGAGATCGGGGCCGCCGCCATGAACAGCGAGACGACGCCGGCGCGGTAGCGGGCTGGGAACCAGTAGCTCAGGTAGAGGATGATGCCCGGAAAGAAGCCGGCCTCCGCCGCGCCGAGCAGGAAGCGCAGGGCGTAGAAGCTGTACTCGCCCTTCACGAAGGCGAATGCGCCCGAGATCAGACCCCAGGTGATCATCACCCGGGCGATCCACAGCCGGGCGCCGACCTTGTCGAGGATGATGTTCGAGGGCACCTCGAACAGGAAGTAGCCGAAGAAGAACACGCCGGCGCCGAAGCCGAAGACGGCCGACGAGAAGCCGAGGTCCTTGTTCATCGTCAGCGCGGCGAAGCCGATATTCACGCGGTCGATGAAGGCGATGAAGTAGAGCAGGCAGATGAAGGGGACCAGGCGCCACGCGACGCGGCGCATGGTGGCCTGCTCAAGCGAGCGGTCCATCGTTTCCTCCTGTGGGATCGCCTGCACCGCGTGTCAGCTTTCGTGCCAACTTCCATGCAAGCTCGCATGGCGTATGCCATCGCACTCGAAGCGCGTCAAGCGTTCCGTTGCAACTTGCATGGAAGATGCTAAGCCAAGCGGGCGGGGCAGGATCGGGCGGAGCGATGGCGCGGGCGAGAACGGCACGGACTGACGACGGCGAGAGGCGCCCCTCGCTCGTCGACGACGCCTACGCGGCGATGAAGCTGGCGATCCGGAACTCGGACTTCGCGCCCGGGTACCAGGCCTCCGAGCAGGAGATCGCGCTGCGGCTCGGCATGAGCCGCACGCCCGTGCACGAGGCGGCGATCCGGCTGCAGGAGGACGGGCTGGTGCGGGTGCTGCCGCGGCGCGGCATCCTGATCTGCGCCATCGCGCCCGAGGACATGCGCGAGATCTACGACGTGATCATCGCGCTCGAGGGACAGGCGGCGGAGCTGGTCGCCGGGCTGGCGGAGCCCGAGCGGCTCGGCGCCGCCGGCGCGCTCGCGGCGCACACGGACGCGATGGCCGCGGCGCAGACCGGCGGGGACCTCCCGGCCTGGGGCGCCGCGGACGAGGGCTTCCACCGCACGCTCGTCGAGCGGGCCGGCAACGGGCGCCTGATCCGGATCATGCAGACGATCAACGACCAGTCGCACCGCGCCAGGATGCTGACGCTGAGACTGCGCCGGGAGCTCGACGCCTCGGTGGCCGAGCATCGCCGCATCGTCGACGCGATCCGCGAGGCGGACGCGCCCGCCGCGCACCGGCACGCCCGCGAGCACCGCATCCGTGCGCGCGACAACCTGCTTCCGCTGCTCGAAACCTTCGGCCTGCGGCACCTGTAGGCTGGGGATCCCGAACCGTCGCAGCCCGACGGCGCGCCGGTCCGGAGCCGATCCGGGGCGCCGCGTCGCTCAGCGGCGCGCGCGCAGCATGGCGATGCGGTCCTGCAGGCGGTAGCCCTGGATGATCGTCGGCATGAACCACGGATCGCCGCGATAGAGCGGGATGCCGGCCGGCGGCCGGAAGTCGAAGGCGCTCTCGGCGCGCGCAGGCTGCCCCAGCAGCCGGTAGGCCGCCCGCATGCCGACCCACGGCGCCCAGACCGTGCCCGAGCCGCAGAAGCCGGAGGCGTAGAGGATCCCCTCCTTCTCGAAGATGCGGGGGAGCATGTCGCGGTTCATCGCGACGTTGCCGAACCAGGTGTGGGAGAGGCGGACGGTCTCGAGTTCCGGGAAGATCTCGGTCAGGCCGGCCCGCATGAGGAGGGACGGGCCGATCGGGTTGCCCTTGTTCCCGCTCTCGCGCCCGCCGAGCAGGATGCGGCGGCCGTCCGGGGTCGGGCGGTAGTAGTAGCCGAGCTGGCGTCCCTCGCTGATCATCATCCGCCTCGGCATCAGCCGCGCCATCACGGCGGGCGCCAGCTCCTCGGTCACGATGATGCGGCTGCGCACCGGCACCAGGCGGCGCTGCAGGAAGGGCGCGGCGCCGTCGGTGTAGCCGTTGGTGCAGACGAGGACCTGGCGCGCCCGGACCGTCCCGGCCGCGGTCGCGACGCGGAACCCCTCCCCGTCGCGGGCGATGCCCGTCACCGGCGTGCCGGAATGGACCGCGAGGCCGGAGGCGAGCGCGATCCGCAGCAACTCGCGATGGAACTTCGCCGGGTGCAGGCCGCCGATATCCATCCGGACGGTACCGCCGCGGTAGAAGTCGGTCCCGATGACGGTCTTCTGCTCGGCGAACGGCACCGCGTAGGTTTCGACGCCGACAGACTTGCGCAACGCCTCGGCGCTCCGGGCCATCGCGTCGTATTGCCGGTAGCCGATCGCGCCCTTGAACAGGCCGGTCGGCTGGAAGTCGCAGTCGAGCCCCTCCTCCGCGACGAACCGGGCGAGGAACTTGCGGGCGGCGTGCGCCTCGGCCTCGACCGCGATCGCCCGCGCCTCGCCGAAGCGCCTGGCCATCGTGGCGTAGTCCAGGCGGATGTTGCCGCTCGTGATGCCGCCGTTGCGCGTCGAGGCGCCCTCGCCCGGGTTCATGGCGTCGAAGGCCGCGACCGAGCGTCCCTCCCGCGCCAGGACCAGGCCGGCCGACAGGCCGGCGAAGCCCGCTCCCACGATGGCGACGTCGACGCTCCGGGGCGGCGTCCGGGCCGGGATCGGCCGGACGGGGGCGTCGTCCCACCAGTACGGCGTGGTCGTCGCGGCGATCGTCGGGTCGGTCATGGCATCGAACTCTCTACGGGATCGGCGCATGCGGCACGCCGCGGGGCCGGCCGCCGGACCGGTCCGGCGGCGGAACGCTCATCGGAGGTCGCCGCGCACGTCGAGGGCGTCGCGCAGGCCGTCGCCGATGAAGTTGAAGCTCGTCACCGCGAGGGTGATGGCGGCGCCCGGGATGATCGCGAGCCAGGGCGCGCTCGCGAGGTATTGCTGGGCGCCGTTGAGCATGTTGCCCCAGCTCGGCAGCGGCGGCTGGATGCCGTAGCCGAGGAAGCTGATATAGGCCTCGAGCAGGATGGCGCGCGCGACCGTCAGGCTGGCGGCGACGATGATCGGGCCCATCGCGTTCGGCAGGATCTCGCGGAACATGATGTGCGCGCTCCCCAGGCCCAGCATCCGGCTGGCATGGACGAATTCGCGCTCCTTGAGCGAGCGGACCTCGGCCTCGACGATGCGGGCCACCTCCATCCACTTGGTGAGGGCGATGATGACGACGATCATCCCCGGGGTGGGCTTGAGCAGGGCGGCGAGCGCCAGCACCAGGAAGATCGACGGGAAGGCCAGGAAGCCGTCGACGGTCCGCATCAGCACCGCGCCGACGAGGCCGCCGCGATAGCCCGCGACGACGCCGACGAGCGTCCCGGCGACCGTCGAGAGCAGCATGGCGAGCACGCCGACCATCAGCGAGATCCGCCCCGCCATCAGCAGGCGGGCGGCCACGTCGCGCCCGAGCGGGTCGGTGCCGAGGATGTGGGAGCCGGTCAGCGGCGGGGCGAAGCGCGCCCGCAGGTCGATCTGGAGCGAATCGTAGGGAAGCAGGTATGGGCCGAGGAGGCAGGCCAGCGCCAGCAGCGTGATCATGATCGCCCCGACGAGGGCGAGGCGATGGCTGATGAAGCGGCGCGCGGCGCGGCCCTGCCACCAGCGGGTCGAGGCGATCGGCGCAGCGAGGGCGGTCATGCCGGGAGGTCCTGTCGTTGTGGGCAGGGCCGCTCAGGCCAGCCGGATCCGCGGATCGACGATGGCGACGACCATGTCGGCGATGAGGTTGCCCAGGATGACGACGATCGCCGAGAACATCAGGATCCCCATCACCACCGGATAGTCGCTGTAGCCGAGGCTGTCGTAGAACAGGCGCCCCATGCCCGGCCAGGTGAACACCGTCTCGGTGACGAGCGCGCCGGTGAGGATGCTGGGCAGCTGCACGCCGGCCAGCGTGATCATCGGCAGGAGCGCGTTGCCGACGACGTGCTTCATCAGGATCCGGCGCTCGGCCACGCCCTTGGCGCGGGCGGTCTTGACGAAATCCTGGTTGATCACGCCGAGCATCGCCGTGCGCATGTAGCGGCTCCAGACCGCGATGTGGACGAGCGACAGGACGAGGCTCGGCAGGATCAGGTGGTGCAGGTAGTCGAGCACCGAGGCATCGCCGATCGTGTACATGTTGCCGGCCGGCAGCCAGCCGAGCTTGAGCGAGAAGACGTAGATGCCGACGAGCCCGAACCAGAAGGTCGGGATCGACAGGGCGACCATCGCGCCGATCGTCGCCGCGTAGTCGAAGGCCGAGTAGCGGTGCGTGGCGCTGCGGATGCCGATCCAGGTCCCGGCCGCGATCGCGATCACGGTCGAGCTGCCCATCAGCAGCAGGGTCGCGACGAGGTGCCGGGCGATGACCGTCAGCACCGGGGTGCCGTCGCGCAGGGACACGCCCCAGTCGCCGTGCAGCAGCCTCCAGGCCCAGTCGAGATAGCGCAGCCAGAGCGG
The sequence above is drawn from the Methylobacterium terrae genome and encodes:
- a CDS encoding GntR family transcriptional regulator yields the protein MARARTARTDDGERRPSLVDDAYAAMKLAIRNSDFAPGYQASEQEIALRLGMSRTPVHEAAIRLQEDGLVRVLPRRGILICAIAPEDMREIYDVIIALEGQAAELVAGLAEPERLGAAGALAAHTDAMAAAQTGGDLPAWGAADEGFHRTLVERAGNGRLIRIMQTINDQSHRARMLTLRLRRELDASVAEHRRIVDAIREADAPAAHRHAREHRIRARDNLLPLLETFGLRHL
- a CDS encoding NAD(P)/FAD-dependent oxidoreductase, which produces MTDPTIAATTTPYWWDDAPVRPIPARTPPRSVDVAIVGAGFAGLSAGLVLAREGRSVAAFDAMNPGEGASTRNGGITSGNIRLDYATMARRFGEARAIAVEAEAHAARKFLARFVAEEGLDCDFQPTGLFKGAIGYRQYDAMARSAEALRKSVGVETYAVPFAEQKTVIGTDFYRGGTVRMDIGGLHPAKFHRELLRIALASGLAVHSGTPVTGIARDGEGFRVATAAGTVRARQVLVCTNGYTDGAAPFLQRRLVPVRSRIIVTEELAPAVMARLMPRRMMISEGRQLGYYYRPTPDGRRILLGGRESGNKGNPIGPSLLMRAGLTEIFPELETVRLSHTWFGNVAMNRDMLPRIFEKEGILYASGFCGSGTVWAPWVGMRAAYRLLGQPARAESAFDFRPPAGIPLYRGDPWFMPTIIQGYRLQDRIAMLRARR
- a CDS encoding ABC transporter permease, with the protein product MHRFLLGRLVQSAVLLVIVSVIGYVILGLIPGGPLSQFGLDPGLTAADIERLKEQMGLNQPLWLRYLDWAWRLLHGDWGVSLRDGTPVLTVIARHLVATLLLMGSSTVIAIAAGTWIGIRSATHRYSAFDYAATIGAMVALSIPTFWFGLVGIYVFSLKLGWLPAGNMYTIGDASVLDYLHHLILPSLVLSLVHIAVWSRYMRTAMLGVINQDFVKTARAKGVAERRILMKHVVGNALLPMITLAGVQLPSILTGALVTETVFTWPGMGRLFYDSLGYSDYPVVMGILMFSAIVVILGNLIADMVVAIVDPRIRLA
- a CDS encoding ABC transporter permease, which encodes MTALAAPIASTRWWQGRAARRFISHRLALVGAIMITLLALACLLGPYLLPYDSLQIDLRARFAPPLTGSHILGTDPLGRDVAARLLMAGRISLMVGVLAMLLSTVAGTLVGVVAGYRGGLVGAVLMRTVDGFLAFPSIFLVLALAALLKPTPGMIVVIIALTKWMEVARIVEAEVRSLKEREFVHASRMLGLGSAHIMFREILPNAMGPIIVAASLTVARAILLEAYISFLGYGIQPPLPSWGNMLNGAQQYLASAPWLAIIPGAAITLAVTSFNFIGDGLRDALDVRGDLR
- a CDS encoding MFS transporter — its product is MDRSLEQATMRRVAWRLVPFICLLYFIAFIDRVNIGFAALTMNKDLGFSSAVFGFGAGVFFFGYFLFEVPSNIILDKVGARLWIARVMITWGLISGAFAFVKGEYSFYALRFLLGAAEAGFFPGIILYLSYWFPARYRAGVVSLFMAAAPISVVLGSPISSALLGMDGVLGLHGWQWMFLVEAAPAVVLGIVVLFYMTDRPEKAKWLSDEQRAWLVTEMNAERSAKQTAAKHSVMAGLADIRVLALALIYFGTSAGLYTLGIWAPQIIKSFGLSTMAVGFLNGVPPTLAIVAMILWARHSDRTGERTWHVVIACLVASLGLLLAGGAASAVAVIAALSLVNIGISAAKPPLWAMPTMFLSGPAAAVGIATINSIGNLGGFVGPWAIGWIKDRTGSFTGGLIFVAGLLVLSAVVTLIVARAGRRGGTADAVAH